The Apium graveolens cultivar Ventura unplaced genomic scaffold, ASM990537v1 ctg8293, whole genome shotgun sequence genome includes the window CATTTGGAATTTTCATGTAAGCTACGCACCCAAACACACGAAGTTGATCAACATGAGGTTTTTCACCATACCAGGCCTCGTGAGGCGTGATTTCTGAGAGGGCTCGAGTGGGCAATTTGTTGAGTACATAAACTGCGTGTCTAATGCTTCTCCCCACATTTCAGATGGAACATTCCACTCTTTTAGCATACTCCTGCCCATAGCTACCACTGTTCTATTACGCCTTTCGACCACCCCGTTCTGTTACGGAGAATATGGTGCTGTGTGTTGTCTCAAAATGCCCATCTCTTCACAAAATTTATTGAACTCTGTCGAGCAGAACATCTCCTCCGTTTTCAGTCCGTACTACTCGATTCCTGGTGTAACACCATTCTCAACTAGAGCTTTAAAACCCTTGAAAGCTGTCAGTTGCTTCAGATTTTGCTTTGAGCATGTAAACCCACATCATTCTAGTAAAATCATCAACTGTAACATAAAGTATTTATCCCCGCTGGTGTTATGGGAGTGATAGGGCCACATACATCTCCATGTATTAATTCTAAAACACGCTATTCGCAGAAAAAAACAGAGTGAGAAGGGAATGGCTTACGTGAGGTTTTTTGACATGAGGCAGCCCTACATGTTCCTGCTGGTTGCATCACCTTGGTAGGCCACCAAACCATTTGTTTCCGGGACATAAGTTGCATAGCTGTAAAGTTGACGTGACCAAGGCGTAGATTCCAAAGTCGTGTCTCATCTTCCACCTTTGATAGTAAACAGTCACCTCGAACTCCCTTGACACATAGCTTGTACAATCTGTTCGTACCTCTTTGTACCTTGATTAAGAGTTTTCCATCTGCGGTGTATACCCACAAACATGTTTCCATCAAGAACAACTCGATTACCTTCCTCGGATAATTGACCCAGGCAAATTATGTTATTTCTGAGGGTTGGTATATAGTATACGTCTTTTAGTTCACGTTCTTCACCATTTTTACACACAAGCTTCACAGTTCTTCTTGCCTTTTATGTGTACCATAGACCCCGTCACCAAACTTCACTTGACCCATAACAGTTTCATCTAAATCTTTGAACTTTCCACGACTGCCCAGTCATGTGACTGCTGGCACCATTGTCTAGATACCACGTGTTGTCCTCCTCCGTATTAAGTTTAGTGCCTCTGTTGTTGTCGATCTTGTCGAATTCAGCCACAAGCAATGCGGGCTCATCATCAGTGATTTGAGTTAGATTTGCCTCAGCTCGTTGTTCTCTGTCTCTCCTTGGCTTACGGCATTCAGAAGCAAAATGTCCGTGATTATGACAGTTAAAACATTTGACTCTGCTCCTGTCACGAAACATTCGACCGTCCTTACGGTAATCTCCATTTCCCCCATTTCCTCCTTTGTTAGCTCGCTTCAACCATTCGTCCCGTGTAAACAACAGTTTGGTCTCAGTGCCTTCACGTCGTGACCACTCCTCTTCAGTAAGCATGAGCTGGCTGTTATTCACTTCATTCTGTCCGCGTATTCTCTCCTCGTGTGCCTTGAGGGATCCCACAACTTCTTCTAACGGACATTTTCTCCAAATCTCCAAATTGCTCAATCGCTGATGCAATTTGAAGAAACTTCACAGGTACTGCTCTCAAGAGCTTTTTGACGACATACGTCTCATCAACCTTCTCTCCTAACATCCGGATGTTGGTCACCAGGCTATTCATCTTCATGCAGAAATCATCTAGCTGTTCTGTATCTTTCATGACAAGAGACTCAAATTCAGCCTTAAGAGTTTGAGCTTTCGCCTTTTTAACTTTGTCTGCTCCAGGTGAACCGTTTTTATTGCCTCCCAAGCTGTCTTTGAGGTCGTTTTGTCAGCTATTGACATTAACAGATCTTCACCTATCCCCTGATATATAATAGCCAAAGCTCGCTTATCCATCTTGTCTTCAATTGCAGCATCTGCGTCTTTGGGTTCAACCGCATCCCATACACCATGGGCCTGCATGAACACACGCATTTTCATAGCCCATGCTGTGTATTTGTCTTAGTTAGAATTGGGTAGCTTAAACCGAAAGAACCTTCTTTTCCCTTGTTGGTCTCCATTTGCTTGAAGTGTGGCTTGCGATCGAGTGAGGCTCTGATACCAGGTGTTTAAATATAAGCAAGAACAATACTGTTAACAGAAATGAAAGCAGCTATATTGATAATGATGAGTTTTACAATCTGAGAAAGGTTAACTAAAACAAATGCAACTGAAGCAAATTTATCTAAACTACTGAGCCTAAACTGATAGATACAAACCAGGGCTAAACACCTTAGTTTTCTCCACGACATTATTCTCCTAACTACACATCCTAACAACTCTGGAGTCCTACTCTTACTGCAATACTAATACTAGTGACCGGCtgatttatttaaacaataaacaaATAAAACGTTTAGATTAATTCCAATAATTAGGAGTACTAGCTCTATCAGAAGTGCTCAAGATAACTATAAACTTGTTGCACACAACACACACATTGCATTTCTTTTTGCGGCTTGCAATGGAAGAAGGGGAGTTGGACAATAGGTCACTGCAAGAAATACTGAAATGCGTTGTTGCCCTCGTATGTGCAGTTTTTGTTGTTATATCTATTTCCATTGAACATGGAATTCT containing:
- the LOC141704844 gene encoding uncharacterized protein LOC141704844, translated to MRVFMQAHGVWDAVEPKDADAAIEDKMDKRALAIIYQGIDKVKKAKAQTLKAEFESLVMKDTEQLDDFCMKMNSLRLSNLEIWRKCPLEEVVGSLKAHEERIRGQNEVNNSQLMLTEEEWSRREGTETKLLFTRDEWLKRANKGGNGGNGDYRKDGRMFRDRSRVKCFNCHNHGHFASECRKPRRDREQRAEANLTQITDDEPALLVAEFDKIDNNRGTKLNTEEDNTWYLDNGASSHMTGQSWKVQRFR